A genomic window from Glycine max cultivar Williams 82 chromosome 17, Glycine_max_v4.0, whole genome shotgun sequence includes:
- the LOC100799128 gene encoding endo-1,3;1,4-beta-D-glucanase codes for MSGPQCCSNPPSLNPTGGGGHVDKVGGIDSYFTGSPHSKLAVLMLSDVFGYEAPNLRKLADKVGAAGYYVVVPDLLDGEPFNPQNSDRPFPAWIKDCATGLPHLLAVSEKGAEPTKPIIEALKSKGVSAIAAVGFCWGAKVVIELAKSKLIQTAVLLHPSFISLDDIKGVDTPIAILGAEIDQVSPPELVKQFEQVLAAKSGVRSFVKIFPKVSHGWAVRYNTEDAEAVKVAEEAHQDLLDWLAKHHK; via the exons ATGTCAGGACCTCAATGCTGTTCAAATCCACCAAGCTTGAACCCCACTGGAGGAGGTGGCCATGTTGACAAAGTAGGTGGTATTGATTCCTATTTCACTGGATCTCCTCACTCTAAACTCGCCGTTCTTATGCTCTCCGATGTTTTTG GATATGAAGCGCCAAATTTAAG GAAGCTTGCTGACAAAGTTGGAGCTGCTGGGTATTATGTAGTTGTTCCTGACCTCTTGGATGGTGAACCCTTTAATCCTCAGAATTCGGACAGGCCCTTTCCTGCTTGGATAAAAGATTGTG CCACTGGCCTGCCACATTTGTTGGCAGTTTCT GAGAAAGGTGCTGAACCTACAAAACCCATAATTGAAGCCTTAAAAAGTAAAGGTGTTTCAGCTATTGCAGCTGTTGGTTTTTGTTGGGGTG cTAAGGTTGTTATTGAACTTGCGAAATCCAAACTTATTCAAACTGCTGTGCTATTGCATCCATCATTTATCTCCCTGGATGACATCAAGG GTGTTGATACTCCAATTGCTATACTTGGAGCCGAGATTGACCAAGTTTCTCCTCCAGAGCTTGTGAAACAATTTGAACAAGTCCTAGCTGCTAAATCTGGGGTCAGA agttttgttaaaatatttccGAAAGTTTCACACGGTTGGGCTGTGAGATATAACACTGAGGATGCAGAAGCTGTGAAGGTGGCAGAAGAGGCCCACCAGGACTTGCTGGACTGGCTTGCTAAACATCACAAGTGA
- the LOC100801095 gene encoding abhydrolase superfamily protein: MSGPQCCSNPPSLNPSGGGGHVNKVGGVDSYFSGSSHSKLALLMLSDVFGYEAPNLRKLADKVAAAGYYVVVPDLLDGEPFNYQNSNRPLPVWLKDHGPDKGSEATKPIIEALKSKGVSVIAAVGFCWGAKVVVELVKSKLIQTAVLMHPSFVSLDDIKAVDIPIAILGAEIDQYSPPELVKQFEQVLAAKAGVASFVKIFPKISHGWAVRYNAEDAEAVKVAEEAHRDMLDWLAKHHK, translated from the exons ATGTCAGGGCCTCAGTGCTGTTCAAATCCACCCAGCCTGAACCCCAGTGGAGGAGGTGGGCATGTCAATAAAGTGGGTGGTGTCGATTCCTATTTCAGTGGCTCTTCTCACTCTAAACTCGCCCTTCTTATGCTCTCCGATGTCTTTG gttatGAAGCACCAAATTTAAG GAAGCTTGCTGACAAAGTTGCAGCTGCTGGGTATTATGTGGTTGTTCCCGACCTCTTGGATGGTGAACCCTTTAATTATCAGAATTCTAACAGACCCTTACCTGTGTGGCTAAAAGATCATGGACCG GACAAAGGTTCTGAAGCTACAAAACCCATAATTGAGGCCTTGAAAAGTAAAGGTGTTTCTGTTATTGCCGCTGTTGGTTTTTGTTGGGGTG cAAAGGTTGTGGTTGAACTTGTAAAGTCCAAACTTATACAAACTGCTGTGCTAATGCATCCATCGTTTGTCTCTCTGGACGACATCAAGG CTGTTGATATTCCAATTGCTATACTCGGAGCTGAGATTGACCAATATTCTCCTCCCGAGCTTGTGAAACAATTTGAACAAGTCCTAGCTGCTAAAGCTGGG GttgctagttttgttaaaatatttcccaaaatttcacacgGTTGGGCTGTGAGATACAACGCTGAAGATGCAGAAGCTGTGAAGGTTGCAGAGGAGGCTCACCGGGACATGTTGGACTGGCTTGCTAAACATCACAAGTGA
- the LOC100803221 gene encoding endo-1,3;1,4-beta-D-glucanase: MSGPECCSNPPVLNPNAGAGHVEKLAGLNSYLSGSPNSIAILLISDIYGYEAPNLRNIADKVAAAGYYVVVPDFFHGDPYNPENASRSIPVWLKDHGTDKGSEAAKSIIEALKSKGVMAIGAAGFCWGAKVVVELAKSRLIQAAVLLHPSFVSVDDIKGVDTPTAVLGAEIDKMSPPELVKQFEQVLTAKPGVDCFVKIFPKVSHGWTVRFNPKDAETVKAAAEEAHQDMLNWFAKHLK; the protein is encoded by the exons ATGTCAGGACCTGAGTGTTGCTCAAACCCACCAGTTCTGAACCCCAATGCAGGAGCTGGCCATGTTGAAAAACTCGCTGGTCTCAATTCCTATCTCTCCGGTTCCCCTAATTCCATTGCCATTCTTCTCATCTCCGACATTTATG GCTATGAAGCACCAAATTTGAG GAATATTGCAGACAAGGTTGCAGCTGCTGGTTATTATGTGGTTGTTCCTGACTTCTTCCATGGTGATCCATATAATCCTGAGAATGCTAGCAGGTCTATCCCTGTTTGGTTAAAAGATCATGGCACG GACAAAGGATCTGAAGCTGCAAAATCCATAATTGaagctttgaaaagtaaaggtgtGATGGCTATTGGGGCTGCTGGATTTTGTTGGGGGG CTAAAGTCGTGGTTGAACTTGCAAAATCCAGACTAATCCAAGCTGCCGTGCTATTACATCCATCGTTTGTCTCTGTGGATGATATCAAGG GTGTTGATACTCCAACTGCCGTGCTTGGAGCTGAGATTGACAAAATGTCTCCTCCAGAGCTTGTGAAACAGTTTGAACAAGTCCTAACTGCTAAACCTGGG GTTGattgttttgttaaaatatttcctAAAGTTTCACACGGTTGGACTGTGAGATTCAACCCTAAAGACGCAGAAACTGTGAAGGCTGCAGCAGAGGAAGCCCATCAGGACATGCTAAACTGGTTTGCTAAACATCTTAAGTGA